The Panicum virgatum strain AP13 chromosome 5K, P.virgatum_v5, whole genome shotgun sequence genome has a window encoding:
- the LOC120705946 gene encoding AMSH-like ubiquitin thioesterase 1 produces MGPSRQRGGAFDIEALAPAIAVDHNIRLPNYFRIADSLLTKANVYREEKNLIQLYVLLLRYSRLVYETIPKHRDYRTFKSGEKDFFKKKLLDVIDELELLKPVVQQRIAELDVGDITEPHYLNGTYAASCRIDKHSADSNAPQDVMRHQMASSPSVKPVRQICKQNIGRPYPKEDTLSRHSILGPDGLSGQGVGSVVAMKVQYPTNNEITQSDVSSLLPTILNQDSLNCDNKALLYGSRTDNEIRLSVPVEEELYQLSIQQPSYPPMLSQVHVDRPIFSSRVADSKPECDISDIDHYRRVDVPEELTACFLKAAEANTIKTLETCGLIFGALLMDPEVGEHFKVTALIIPKQKSTSDTCEATCEEEIPEVIQSIGSPYQLGWIHTHPTQDCFMSSVDLHNHYSYQKELHEAFAIVLAPSKRSKKDREKIFQLTDPGGMRAIGDCAKRSFHPHDLGTYKECSHIKLKSALAFRVIDLR; encoded by the exons ATGGGGCCGTCTCGGCAACGCGGGGGAGCTTTCGACATCGAGGCATTGGCACCGGCCATCGCCGTCGATCACAACATCAGGCTCCCCAACTACTTCCGCATCGCCGACAGCCTCCTCACCAAg GCTAACGTATATAGGGAGGAGAAGAACCTCATCCAGCTGTATGTTCTTCTCCTGAGATACTCGAG GCTTGTGTACGAGACTATTCCAAAGCATCGCGACTACCGCACTTTCAAGTCAGGAGAAAAGGACTTCTTCAAGAAG AAATTATTGGATGTCATCGATGAGCTAGAGTTGCTGAAGCCAGTCGTGCAGCAGAGGATTGCAGAGCTTGATGTGGGTGATATTACAGAACCTCATTATTTAAATGGAACCTATGCTGCGAGTTGCAGGATTGACAAGCATTCGGCAGACTCAAATGCACCACAG GATGTTATGAGACATCAAATGGCATCATCACCGAGTGTTAAACCTGTCAGGCAGATCTGCAAACA AAACATCGGTCGACCTTATCCAAAAGAAGATACGCTATCCAGGCACTCCATATTAGGGCCTGATGGACTTTCTGGGCAGGGAGTAGGATCTGTTGTTGCAATGAAG GTTCAGTATCCAACTAATAACGAAATAACACAAAGTGATGTGTCTAG TTTACTACCAACTATCTTGAACCAAGATAGCTTGAATTGCGACAATAAAGCATTGCTATATGGCTCCAGAACTGACAATGAAATACGGTTGTCTGTGCCAGTAGAAGAAGAATTGTACCAATTGAGTATCCAACAGCCTTCTTACCCACCAATGTTGTCACAAGTACATGTAGATCGACCAATATTTTCCTCAAGAGTTGCTGATTCAAAACCAGAGTGTGATATCTCAGATATTGACCATTATCGGCGTGTGGATGTT CCAGAGGAGTTGACAGCATGTTTCCTGAAGGCTGCTGAGGCAAATACCATAAAAACTCTGGAAACATGTGGGCTTATTTTTGGTGCGCTGCTCATGGACCCAGAG GTAGGCGAGCATTTTAAGGTGACAGCcttgataattccaaaacagaAATCAACAAGTGATACG tgCGAAGCTACATGTGAAGAAGAAATACCGGAAGTTATTCAGAGCATCGGCTCACCTTACCAGCTTGGTTGGATTCAT aCACATCCAACACAGGACTGTTTTATGTCTTCTGTTGATCTCCATAATCATTATTCGTATCAG AAGGAGCTACACGAAGCATTTGCGATAGTTCTGGCACCTTCAAAACGAAG CAAAAAAGACCGTGAGAAAATATTTCAGCTCACGGATCCAGGTGGTATGCGTGCAATTGGTGATTGCGCTAAGAGGAGTTTCCATCCGCATGACTTGGGAACCTACAAGGAATGCTCCCACATAAAGTTGAAGTCTGCTTTAGCTTTTCGTGTTATTGACCTTCGATAA